One genomic segment of Panicum virgatum strain AP13 chromosome 2N, P.virgatum_v5, whole genome shotgun sequence includes these proteins:
- the LOC120661467 gene encoding glucan endo-1,3-beta-glucosidase 1-like, with product MGSWSRGGSGSSLLTPLLFLLLSLHCSPVLVSAAGSGEPYVGVTIGTAVTNLLSPSDLADFLRAQHITRVRLYDADPRLLSALATAGVRAIVGVPNDELLALGSSPATATAWVARRVLPFAGVNSSTPAVISAIAVGDEVPTALPSALPVLLPAIRSLAAALAAANLSSSIPVSTPLPFSVVEDPFPPSQAFFNQTLAKSLVAPLFAHLASTSAPLMLNLYPYYSLMQSKGVIPLDNALFRPLPPSLEMVDPNTLLHYTNVFDAMLDAVHVAVQNLNVSGGGGVPILVTETGWPSYGDRRAEPYASKDNADAYNSNLIKHVLEDKPGTPMAPGAAAQSSAYVYELFNEDLRPGPVSEANWGLFYGNGTPVYLLHVSGAGGFLANDTTDRSFCVAADDADEKAVQAAMDWACGPGRADCTAIQPGQGCYMPDDVRSHASYAFDAYYQSQARAAGSCYFQGAGMVTTTDPSHDNCLFPGSKRLGNDSKSGSANNATTPTSDAEGSAIWRLRTGRENGFSLFLRLLLSIAVVIVTDSNFWT from the exons ATGGGGagctggagcagaggagggagcgGCAGCAGCTTGCTTACCccactcctcttcctcctcctctctcttcacT GCTCGCCGGTGCTGGtgtcggcggcggggagcggcgAGCCGTACGTGGGCGTGACCATCGGCACGGCGGTGACGAACCTGCTGTCGCCGTCGGACCTGGCCGACTTCCTCCGCGCGCAGCACATCACCCGCGTGCGCCTCTACGACGCGGACCCGCGCCTGCTGTCGGCGCTGGCCACCGCGGGGGTGCGCGCCATCGTGGGCGTCCCCAACGACGAGCTCCTCGCGCTGGGCTCCTCCCCGGCGACGGCCACGGCGTGGGTGGCCCGCCGCGTGCTCCCGTTCGCGGGCGTCAACTCGAGCACCCCGGCCGTCATCTCCGCCATCGCCGTCGGGGACGAGGTGCCGACCGCGCTCCCCTCCGCGCTGCCCGTGCTCCTCCCGGCCATCCGGTCcttggccgccgcgctcgccgcggcgaaCCTGTCCTCCTCCATCCCGGTGTCGACGCCGCTGCCCTTCTCCGTGGTGGAGGACCCGTTCCCGCCGTCGCAGGCCTTCTTCAACCAGACCCTGGCCAAGTCCCTGGTGGCGCCGCTGTTCGCCCACCTCGCCAGCACCTCGGCGCCGCTGATGCTGAACCTGTACCCCTACTACTCGCTGATGCAGAGCAAGGGCGTGATCCCGCTGGACAACGCGCTGttccggccgctgccgccgtcgctggAGATGGTGGACCCCAACACGCTGCTCCACTACACCAACGTGTTCGACGCGATGCTGGACGCCGTGCACGTGGCCGTGCAGAACCTGaacgtgagcggcggcggcggcgtgcccaTCCTGGTGACGGAGACGGGGTGGCCGTCGTACGGGGACCGGCGGGCGGAGCCGTACGCGAGCAAGGACAACGCGGACGCGTACAACTCGAACCTGATCAAGCACGTCCTGGAGGACAAGCCCGGGACGCCCATGgcgcccggcgcggcggcgcagtcgAGCGCCTACGTGTACGAGCTCTTCAACGAGGACCTCCGGCCGGGCCCCGTGTCGGAGGCGAACTGGGGCCTGTTCTACGGCAACGGCACGCCGGTGTACCTCCTCCACGTGTCTGGCGCCGGCGGGTTCCTGGCGAACGACACGACGGACCGGTCCTTCTGCGTGGCGGCGGACGACGCGGACGAGAAGGCGGTGCAGGCGGCCATGGACTGGGCGTGCGGGCCCGGGCGCGCCGACTGCACGGCGATCCAGCCAGGGCAGGGGTGCTACATGCCCGACGACGTGCGCAGCCACGCGTCGTACGCGTTCGACGCCTACTACCAGTCccaggcccgcgccgccggctcgtGCTACTTCCAGGGCGCCGGCATGGTCACCACCACGGATCCCA GTCATGACAACTGCTTATTCCCTGGAAG TAAGCGGCTAGGTAACGACTCCAAATCCGGCAGCGCAAACAACGCTACGACACCGACAAGTGACGCCGAGGGATCTGCAATATGGAGGCTAAGAACAGGAAGGGAGAACGGGTTCTCGCTCTTCCTCCGGCTGCTTCTGAGCATCGCGGTGGTTATCGTGACGGATTCAAACTTTTGGACATGA
- the LOC120661468 gene encoding uncharacterized protein LOC120661468 produces the protein MQAAAAVRRGATAWAASQFHSSAAVLSKSTPHIRFAVREKRRDAKSALKNILLNGSPYQESSKKQMRKQKGSGTPNVQRSYPGKNPYGKNKRGQNWKSFDDDECTDTPYGTFGGKRSFTWYWPGENDELGSSPSGFQWRDESQSAKSRKKFLNESDVDEEEESAHDDLRSYRISLGLPILGPLKLEHIKAAFRASALKWHPDRHQGPSQAEAEEKFRRCVEAYNALTCAFKSSG, from the exons ATGCAGGCCGCAGCTGCCGTCCGGAGGGGCGCCACGGCGTGGGCGGCGTCGCAGTTTcactcctccgccgccgtgctctcCAAATCCACG CCTCATATCCGGTTCGCTGTTCGTGAAAAGCGCAGGGATGCAAAGAGTGCCCTTAAAAACATTCTGCTCAATGGCAGCCCGTATCAG GAAAGCAGTAAAAAACAAATGAGAAAGCAGAAAGGTAGTGGCACACCAAATGTCCAGCGTTCTTATCCAGGAAAAAATCCATATGGCAAAAATAAGC GTGGGCAGAACTGGAAAAGCTTTGATGATGATGAATGCACAGATACACCATATGGTACCTTTGGTGGTAAGAGATCTTTTACATGGTACTGGCCTGGGGAGAATGACGAGCTTGGTAGCTCTCCTAGTGGTTTTCAGTGGAGGGATGAATCTCAGTCTGCCAAATCAAGGAAAAAGTTCTTGAATGAAAGTGATGTCGATGAGGAAGAGGAGTCAGCCCATGATGATCTGCGAAGCTATAGGATCTCTCTCGGGTTGCCAATTTTAGGCCCCTTAAAATTGGAACATATTAAGGCTGC TTTTCGCGCATCTGCTCTCAAGTGGCACCCGGACAGGCATCAAGGACCTTCACAG GCTGAAGCAGAGGAAAAATTCAGACGCTGTGTGGAAGCATACAACGCATTGACATGTGCCTTCAAGTCAAGTGGCTAA